One window of Flavobacterium dauae genomic DNA carries:
- the mobB gene encoding conjugal transfer protein MobB, with translation MIAKIGKGSNMYGAILYNQQKVDNENGAVLLLNKIPDTVDGRYSVAYFNKCFEPYLSANIKTEKTVRHISLNPDPSDKVSDEQFMEMAQEYMESMGYGNQPYIVFKHTDIDRTHIHIVSTCVGIDGKKITDTYDHPRSMAICRDLEQKYNLQKVTEQEHKQANKIFRPVDYHKGDIKSQIASVVRHLPKHYSFSTMGNYNALLSLFNITAEEVKGERNGQPVNGLVYVALDEKGNKVSNPFKASLFGKDAGVAQLQKHFEQSNEKMKTHPVRAVLKNTVELAIHTTGNEMEFKKQLVEQGISMIVRRNESGRIYGMTLIDHENRSVWNGSQLDRNLSANVFNDWWNNGNKPELKIQDTPVSKTNTSDDLPMKDLFEFSSQEHSHSSDLGLLSVLSDTQGEDYEEEKFANQMKKRWKRRKH, from the coding sequence ATGATTGCAAAAATTGGAAAGGGAAGCAATATGTACGGTGCAATTTTGTACAATCAGCAGAAAGTGGACAATGAAAACGGGGCAGTTTTGTTATTGAACAAGATACCCGATACAGTGGACGGAAGGTATTCTGTAGCCTATTTTAATAAATGCTTTGAGCCGTATCTATCGGCAAATATCAAAACGGAAAAGACAGTAAGGCATATTTCACTGAACCCAGATCCTTCGGATAAGGTCAGCGATGAACAGTTTATGGAAATGGCACAGGAGTATATGGAAAGTATGGGGTATGGTAATCAACCTTATATTGTTTTCAAGCATACGGATATTGACCGAACACATATACACATTGTTTCAACCTGTGTAGGCATTGACGGTAAGAAAATCACTGATACTTACGATCATCCACGCTCAATGGCAATTTGTAGGGATTTAGAACAGAAATATAATCTGCAAAAGGTGACCGAACAGGAACATAAACAAGCCAACAAAATTTTCAGACCTGTGGATTACCACAAAGGCGACATCAAAAGTCAGATTGCTTCGGTAGTAAGACATCTGCCAAAGCATTATAGTTTTTCTACTATGGGAAACTACAATGCTTTGCTATCACTATTCAACATTACAGCGGAAGAAGTCAAAGGAGAGCGGAACGGACAACCTGTAAACGGATTGGTGTATGTAGCATTGGATGAGAAAGGAAACAAGGTAAGCAATCCATTTAAAGCATCGCTATTCGGGAAAGATGCAGGCGTGGCACAACTACAAAAACATTTTGAGCAATCTAACGAGAAAATGAAAACCCACCCTGTAAGGGCTGTTTTGAAAAATACGGTGGAACTTGCCATACATACAACAGGCAATGAAATGGAGTTTAAAAAGCAACTTGTAGAACAGGGTATCAGTATGATTGTCCGCCGGAACGAAAGCGGACGGATTTACGGAATGACCTTGATCGACCACGAAAACCGAAGTGTTTGGAACGGCTCACAATTAGACAGAAATTTGTCGGCAAACGTATTCAATGATTGGTGGAACAACGGAAACAAACCCGAATTAAAAATACAGGACACCCCTGTTTCCAAAACAAACACATCGGACGATTTGCCAATGAAAGACCTTTTTGAGTTTAGTTCACAGGAACATTCCCACAGTTCAGATTTAGGATTGTTGAGTGTGTTATCTGATACACAAGGAGAGGATTACGAAGAGGAAAAGTTTGCTAATCAGATGAAGAAGAGGTGGAAAAGACGAAAACACTAG